From the genome of Pseudomonas helvetica:
GCAACACCAAGTCGGAAGACGAAGTGCTCCGTCGTGAAATGCGCCAGATGGAAGGTGGCTGGGCTTCGACCTACCTGATCGACCAGTCCAAGACCCGTCTGGAACGTCTGGGCTTCTTCAAGGAGGTCAACGTCGAGACTCCGGCTGTACCGGGTGTCGATGACCAGGTTGACGTGAACTACGCCGTTGAAGAGCAACCTTCCGGTTCGATTACTGCCAGCGTTGGTTTTGCTCAGAGCGCCGGTTTGATCCTGGGTGGTTCGATTACCCAGAACAACTTCCTGGGTACCGGTAACAAGGTCAGCATCGGCTTGACCCGTAGCCAATACCAGAGCCGTTATAACTTCGGTTATGTCGACCCGTACTGGACAGCCGATGGCGTGAGCCTGGGTTACAACGCTTTCTATCGCACCACTGACTACAAAAACCTCGACGTCAACGTATCGAGCTATGCGGTAGACAGCTTGGGCGCAGGTGTCAACGTCGGTTATCCGATCAGCGAGACTTCGCGTCTGACCTTTGGTCTGACGGCGCAGCAAGACAAGATCAAGACCGGTCAGTACACCGTTGACGAGATTTTCAACTTTGTTAACACGCAAGGCGACCAGTACCTGAACTTCAAGGCTTCGGCCGGTTGGTCTGAATCGACCCTGAACAAAGGCGTGCTGGCGACCCGTGGTCACTCGCAAAACCTGACACTGGAAGCCACTACCCCGGGCAGCGATCTGTCCTTCTTCAAGCTCGACTACCGTGGTCAGTTGTTCCAGCCATTGTCTGAGAACTACACCATGCGCCTGCACACCGAACTGGGTTACGGTGATGGTTATGGTTCTACGAACGGGCTGCCGTTCTACGAGAACTATTATGCTGGTGGTTTCAACTCGGTACGCGGTTTCAAGGACAGTACATTGGGGCCTCGTAGTACGCCGAGTCGGGGTGCTGGGACAACCGGGAATCAGGGCACACTCGCCGACCCGGACCAGGATCCGCTGCCATTTGGTGGTAACGTCCTGATTCAAGGTGGTGTAGAAGTTCTCTTCCCATTGCCTTTCGTCAAGGACCAGCGATCCCTGCGTACCTCTGTGTTCTGGGACGTCGGTAACGTGTTCGACTCCAAGTGCGACCAGGTCAAGAATACCAATGGCACTCCTTCCAATACGCAGTGCAACGACATCAGCCTGAGCAATATGGCCAGTTCGGTGGGTGTAGGTGTGACATGGGTTACCGCCCTTGGTCCGTTGAGCTTTGCCTTGGCAATGCCGGTCAAGAAACCGGACAGCAATGCGGAGACTCAGGTGTTCCAATTCTCCCTCGGTCAGACTTTCTAATAGCCTGATCCAAGATAACGACAATGGATTTTGTAGGAGTGCATCGTGCGTAAGTTGACTCAATTGGTTCTCCTGGCAACTGTCCTGGTAGCAACCCCGGCATTTGCCGAAATGAAAATCGCGGTACTGAACTATCAAATGGCTCTGCTGGAATCTGACGCGGCGAAGAAGTACGCCGTGGATGCCGAGAAGAAGTTCGGGCCACAGCTGACCAAGCTGAAAACCCTGGAAAGCAGTGCCAAAGGCATTCAGGATCGTCTGGTAAGCGGTGGCGACAAGATGGCCCAGGGCGAGCGTGAGCGTCTTGAGCTTGAATTCAAGCAAAAGGCCCGTGACTTCCAGTTCCAGTCCAAAGAACTGAACGAAGCCAAAGCCGTTGCTGACCGTGAAATGCTGAAGCAGCTCAAGCCGAAACTGGACAGCGCTGTGGAAGAAGTCATCAAGAAAGGTGCTTTTGACCTGGTCTTCGAGCGTGGCGCAGTGATTGATGTCAAGCCTCAGTACGACATCACTCGCCAGGTTATCGAGCGCATGAATCAGCTGAAGTAATCCATGACAGCGACTATAAAGCTCGGTCAATTGGCCGAGTTCCTCGGGGCCACTCTCCGTGGCTCCGCGGAGAAAGAAATCACTGGGCTAGCCACCTTGCAGGAGGCTGGCCCAGCTCAGTTGAGCTTTCTGGCAAACCCCCAATACCGTAAATATCTGGCTGACAGCCAGGCCGCAGCCGTGTTGCTGAAGGCCGCTGACGCAGAAGGTTTTGCCGGTGATGCGCTGGTTGTGCCTGATCCGTATGCGGCGTACGCCCGGGTTTCCCATCTGTTCGACCCCAAGCCCAAGGCTGCTGCCGGTATCCATCCGACAGCGGTGGTGGCAGCGGACGCAGTGGTTGATCCGGCTGCGAGCATTGGCGCGTTTGCCGTGATCGAAAGTGCTGCGCGAATTGCCGCCGGCGTGACGGTCGGTGCCCACTGCTTCATCGGTGCGCGCAGCGAGATCGGTGAGGGCGGCTGGTTGGCCCCGCGTGTGACGCTGTACCACGACGTACGCATCGGCAAGCGCGTGGTGATTCAGTCCGGTGCCGTGCTCGGTGGTGAAGGCTTTGGTTTTGCCAACGAAAAAGGCATCTGGCAGAAGATCGCCCAGGTGGGTGGGGTATTGATCGGTGACGATGTGGAGATTGGCGTGAATACCGCCATCGACCGCGGTGCGTTGGCTGACACCATCATCGGCAATGGCGTGAAGCTCGATAACCAGATTCAGATCGCCCACAACGTGCAAGTCGGTGATCACACCGCCATGGCGGCGTGCGTGGGGATTTCCGGCAGCACCAAAATCGGCAAGCACTGCATGCTGGCAGGTGGTGTGGGGCTGGTCGGACACATTGATATTTGCGACAACGTATTCCTGACCGGGATGACCATGGTGACTCACTCGATTACCGAGCCGGGTTCCTATTCCTCCGGGACAGCTATGCAACCGGCTGCCGAGTGGCGCAAAAGCGCCGCACGTATCCGTCAACTCGATGATATCGCGCGACGTCTGCGACAGCTGGAAAAGCGTGTTGGGGACGTGACCCCTGACGGCAATGCTTCATCAGATGGCTGATACCATTTCCATATCAAGTGTGCACAGCCGTTAGACTGCCTCCTTGATTTGCTAGAGGAGTGTGCGTCAGTCGCGCGCTCCCAATCTTTACATAGGCTTCCCCCCGAAATGATGGACATCAACGAGATTCGCGAATACCTGCCTCACCGTTACCCGTTCCTGTTGGTGGACCGGGTAGTGGAGCTGGATGTTGAGGGCAAGCGCATTCGCGCCTACAAGAATGTCAGCATCAACGAGCCGTTCTTCAATGGTCACTTCCCGGCGCATCCAATCATGCCAGGCGTATTGATCATTGAAGCGATGGCTCAGGCTGCCGGGATCCTTGGTTTCAAAATGCTCGACGTCAAGCCGGCCGATGGCACGCTTTACTACTTCGTCGGCTCCGACAAGCTGCGTTTCCGCCAGCCGGTTCTGCCGGGCGATCAGTTGATTCTTGAAGCCAAGTTCATCAGTTGCAAGCGTCAGATCTGGAAGTTCGAATGCCAGGCTTCGGTCGATGGCAAGCCAGTCTGCTCTGCTGAAATCATCTGTGCGGAACGCAAGCTATGAGTTTGATTGACCCTCGCGCAATCATCGATCCGACGGCCATTCTGGCCGACGACGTCGAGGTCGGCCCATGGTCGATCGTCGGCGCTGGTGTGGAAATCGGCGAGGGAACAGTGATTGGCCCGCACGTGATTCTCAAAGGGCCGACGCGTATTGGTAAGCACAACCGCATTTACCAGTTTTCCTCGGTAGGTGAGGACACGCCCGATTTGAAGTACAAGGGTGAAGAAACCCGTCTGGTGATCGGTGACCACAATGTGATCCGTGAAGGCGTGACGATTCACCGTGGCACCGTTCAGGATCGTTCCGAAACGACCCTGGGCGACCACAACCTGATCATGGCCTATGCCCACATTGGTCATGACAGCGTTATCGGCAATAACTGCATCCTGGTCAACAACACCGCGTTGGCTGGTCATGTGCATGTCGATGACTGGGCGATCCTGTCAGGCTTTACCCTGGTTCATCAGTATTGCCATATTGGCGCCCACAGCTTTTCCGGTATGGGCACAGCCATTGGCAAGGATGTTCCAGCCTATGTCACGGTGTTCGGCAACCCTGCCGAAGCCCGCAGCATGAACTTCGAAGGCATGCGTCGCCGTGGTTTCAGCGAAGAGGCGATCCACGCATTACGCCGTGCCTACAAAGTGGTTTATCGCCAGGGTTTGACAGTCGAACAAGCGCTTGCCGAGTTGGCCGAGCCGTCGGAAGAGTTTCCGGAAGTCGCGATATTCCGTGACTCCATTCAGTCTTCGACTCGCGGCATCACCCGTTAATCATGGCCAGTCTGCGTGTTGCACTGGTGGCGGGCGAAGCCTCCGGCGATATTCTGGGCGCAGGTCTGATGCGGGCGCTCAAGGCACAGCATCCTGCGGTTGAGTTTATCGGTGTCGGCGGTCCGCTGATGCAGGCTGAAGGTCTGACGTCTTACTTCCCGATGGAGCGTCTGGCGGTCATGGGCCTGGTCGAGGTGCTCGGCCGCTTGCGTGAGCTGTTGGCTCGTCGCAAAAAACTGATCGCGACCCTCATCGCCGAAAAGCCAGATGTTTTCATCGGCATCGACGCTCCGGATTTCACCCTTAACATCGAACTCAAACTGCGTCAGGCCGGGATCAAGACCGTGCATTACGTCAGCCCATCGGTTTGGGCATGGCGTCAAAAGCGCGTGCTGAAGATTCGCGAAGGCTGCGATCTGATGCTCACGCTGTTCCCGTTTGAAGCCAAATTCTATGAAGAGAAAGGCGTGCCGGTGCGGTTTGTCGGTCACTCCCTGGCCGATGCGATTCCTCTTGAGGCTGACCGCTCGGCTGCGCGCGCCGAACTGGGATTGCCAGAAGACGCCCCGTTGGTTGCGCTGATGCCAGGCAGTCGGGGTGGGGAGGTTGGGCGCCTGGGGGCCTTGTTCCTCGACACCGCCGAGCGTTTGCGGGCCATGCGGCCGGGTGTGCGGTTCGTCATGCCGTGCGCCAGCCCCGAGCGCCGTGTGCAGCTCGAAGAACTGTTGGCGGGCCGCGATTTGCCGGTGACCTTGCTCGATGGCCGTTCCCATCAGGCGCTGGCCGCTTGCGACGCGGTGCTGATTGCTTCGGGAACCGCCACGCTGGAAGCGCTGTTGTACAAGCGGCCGATGGTCGTGGCGTACCGCTTGGCGCCGCTGACGTTCTGGATTCTCAAGCGCATGGTGAAAAGCCCTTACATCTCCTTGCCGAATTTGCTGGCCCAGCGTCTGCTGGTGCCCGAATTGCTGCAAGACGATGCGACCCCCGAGGCATTGGCGCTGACGCTGTCGCCATTGATCGATGGTGGTGAAGAGCAAACCACCGGTTTTGACCAGATTCACCGGACCTTGCGTCGCGACGCCTCGAACCAGGCCGCAGATGCCGTCCTCAATCTGATCGGCAAATCTCAGTGAGTAACGTAAAGATGCAAATGGGTCTGGATTTTACCCTCGTCGCAGACGTCGAAGATCTGGTCGCCGGTGTCGATGAGGTGGGTCGTGGCCCGCTTTGCGGCGCTGTGGTGACGGCGGCGGTGATCCTCGATCCGAACCGGCCGATTCTCGGGCTCAATGACTCGAAAAAACTCACCGAAGCACGCCGTGAAAAGCTCTACGACGAAATCTGCGAGAAAGCCCTGAGCTGGTGCATCGCACGTGCCGAAGTCGAAGAAATCGATGAGCTGAATATTCTGCACGCCACCATGCTGGCCATGCAGCGTGCCGTCGAAGGTCTGCACATCACGCCGAAGCTGGCGATGATCGACGGCAACCGCTGCCCGAAGCTGGCCATGCCGGCTGAAGCGGTGGTCAAAGGCGATAGCAAGGTTCCGGCCATCGCAGCGGCATCGATTCTGGCGAAAGTCAGCCGTGATCGCGAAATGGCGGCATTCGAATTGGTTTACCCGGGTTATGGTATCGGCGGCCACAAAGGCTACCCGACGCCCGTTCATCTGGAAGCCTTGGCCCGACTGGGGCCGACACCAATTCACCGGCGTTCGTTCGCGCCGGTGCGCCTTGCTTATGAGGCCCGCGAGGGTTTGATCGAGAGCTAGTCACAAGGCTGATGTTTTTGCCAAGGCCCGGTACAATCCGGGCCTTGTTGTCTTCACGTTTTCAGACAGGATCACTATGCCGGCTTCATTCGTTCACCTACGCCTGCACACTGAATACTCCCTGGTCGACGGTCTGGTGCGGATCAAACCGCTGGTCAAGACCCTGGTCGGCATGAACATGCCTGCCGTGGCGGTCACCGACCAGAACAACATGTGTTCCCTGGTCAAGTTCTACAAAAACGCCATGGGCGCCGGGATCAAGCCGATCTGTGGCGCTGACCTGTGGCTGTCGAACAAGGATCCTGACAATCCGCTGAGCCGGATCAGCTTCCTGGCGATGAACGCCGTTGGCTACCGCAACCTCACCGAGTTGATTTCGCGTGGCTTTATCGATGGCCAGCGCAATGGCCAGGTCATCATCGAGCGCGAGTGGGTGGCCGAGGCCAACGAAGGCTTGATCATGTTGTCGGCGGCCAAGGAGGGCGAGATTGGTATCGCCTTGCTCGGTGGCAATCCTGATGAGGCCGAGACTCTGGCCCGGGAGTGGATGGCCGTATTCCCGGATCGCTTCTATCTGGAAATCCAGCGCACCAATCGCCCCAACGACGAAGAACAGTTGCACGCCGCCGTGGCCCTGGCTGACAAGATCGGCGCACCGCTGGTGGCCACCAACGACGTGCGCTTCATCAAGCAGGAAGACTTCGCCGCTCACGAAACCCGCGTATGCATCGGTGAAGGGCGGGCGCTCGACGATCCGCGCCGCTCGAAGAACTACAGTGACCAGCAATACCTCAAAAGCGCCGAGGAAATGGCCGAGTTGTTCAGCGACTTGCCCGAAGCGCTGGAAAACACCGTCGAGATTGCCAAGCGCTGCAATATCGATGTGAAGCTCGGCAAGCACTTCCTGCCCAACTTCCCGATTCCCGATGGCATGACCATCGACGAGT
Proteins encoded in this window:
- the lpxD gene encoding UDP-3-O-(3-hydroxymyristoyl)glucosamine N-acyltransferase; translation: MTATIKLGQLAEFLGATLRGSAEKEITGLATLQEAGPAQLSFLANPQYRKYLADSQAAAVLLKAADAEGFAGDALVVPDPYAAYARVSHLFDPKPKAAAGIHPTAVVAADAVVDPAASIGAFAVIESAARIAAGVTVGAHCFIGARSEIGEGGWLAPRVTLYHDVRIGKRVVIQSGAVLGGEGFGFANEKGIWQKIAQVGGVLIGDDVEIGVNTAIDRGALADTIIGNGVKLDNQIQIAHNVQVGDHTAMAACVGISGSTKIGKHCMLAGGVGLVGHIDICDNVFLTGMTMVTHSITEPGSYSSGTAMQPAAEWRKSAARIRQLDDIARRLRQLEKRVGDVTPDGNASSDG
- the rnhB gene encoding ribonuclease HII → MQMGLDFTLVADVEDLVAGVDEVGRGPLCGAVVTAAVILDPNRPILGLNDSKKLTEARREKLYDEICEKALSWCIARAEVEEIDELNILHATMLAMQRAVEGLHITPKLAMIDGNRCPKLAMPAEAVVKGDSKVPAIAAASILAKVSRDREMAAFELVYPGYGIGGHKGYPTPVHLEALARLGPTPIHRRSFAPVRLAYEAREGLIES
- the fabZ gene encoding 3-hydroxyacyl-ACP dehydratase FabZ, encoding MMDINEIREYLPHRYPFLLVDRVVELDVEGKRIRAYKNVSINEPFFNGHFPAHPIMPGVLIIEAMAQAAGILGFKMLDVKPADGTLYYFVGSDKLRFRQPVLPGDQLILEAKFISCKRQIWKFECQASVDGKPVCSAEIICAERKL
- the bamA gene encoding outer membrane protein assembly factor BamA, which codes for MKRLLLTAVLTVLMIAEVHAESFTISDIRINGLQRVSAGSVFGALPLNVGEQADDRRLVESTRALFKTGFFQDIQLGRDGNVLVITVVERPSVASIEIEGNKAISTEDLMKGLKQSGLAEGEIFQRATLEGVRNELQRQYVAQGRYSATVDTEVVPQPRNRVGLKVNINEGTVAAIQHINVVGNTVFPDEDLIDLFELKTSNWLSFFKNDDKYAREKLSGDLERLRSYYLDRGYINMDIASTQVSITPDKKHVYITVNINEGQKYNVRDVKLSGDLKVPEDQVKALLLVQKGQVFSRKLMTTTSELITRRLGNEGYTFANVNGVPTPHDDDHTVDITFVVDPGKRAYVNRINFRGNTKSEDEVLRREMRQMEGGWASTYLIDQSKTRLERLGFFKEVNVETPAVPGVDDQVDVNYAVEEQPSGSITASVGFAQSAGLILGGSITQNNFLGTGNKVSIGLTRSQYQSRYNFGYVDPYWTADGVSLGYNAFYRTTDYKNLDVNVSSYAVDSLGAGVNVGYPISETSRLTFGLTAQQDKIKTGQYTVDEIFNFVNTQGDQYLNFKASAGWSESTLNKGVLATRGHSQNLTLEATTPGSDLSFFKLDYRGQLFQPLSENYTMRLHTELGYGDGYGSTNGLPFYENYYAGGFNSVRGFKDSTLGPRSTPSRGAGTTGNQGTLADPDQDPLPFGGNVLIQGGVEVLFPLPFVKDQRSLRTSVFWDVGNVFDSKCDQVKNTNGTPSNTQCNDISLSNMASSVGVGVTWVTALGPLSFALAMPVKKPDSNAETQVFQFSLGQTF
- the lpxA gene encoding acyl-ACP--UDP-N-acetylglucosamine O-acyltransferase encodes the protein MSLIDPRAIIDPTAILADDVEVGPWSIVGAGVEIGEGTVIGPHVILKGPTRIGKHNRIYQFSSVGEDTPDLKYKGEETRLVIGDHNVIREGVTIHRGTVQDRSETTLGDHNLIMAYAHIGHDSVIGNNCILVNNTALAGHVHVDDWAILSGFTLVHQYCHIGAHSFSGMGTAIGKDVPAYVTVFGNPAEARSMNFEGMRRRGFSEEAIHALRRAYKVVYRQGLTVEQALAELAEPSEEFPEVAIFRDSIQSSTRGITR
- the lpxB gene encoding lipid-A-disaccharide synthase — encoded protein: MMASLRVALVAGEASGDILGAGLMRALKAQHPAVEFIGVGGPLMQAEGLTSYFPMERLAVMGLVEVLGRLRELLARRKKLIATLIAEKPDVFIGIDAPDFTLNIELKLRQAGIKTVHYVSPSVWAWRQKRVLKIREGCDLMLTLFPFEAKFYEEKGVPVRFVGHSLADAIPLEADRSAARAELGLPEDAPLVALMPGSRGGEVGRLGALFLDTAERLRAMRPGVRFVMPCASPERRVQLEELLAGRDLPVTLLDGRSHQALAACDAVLIASGTATLEALLYKRPMVVAYRLAPLTFWILKRMVKSPYISLPNLLAQRLLVPELLQDDATPEALALTLSPLIDGGEEQTTGFDQIHRTLRRDASNQAADAVLNLIGKSQ
- a CDS encoding OmpH family outer membrane protein, whose translation is MRKLTQLVLLATVLVATPAFAEMKIAVLNYQMALLESDAAKKYAVDAEKKFGPQLTKLKTLESSAKGIQDRLVSGGDKMAQGERERLELEFKQKARDFQFQSKELNEAKAVADREMLKQLKPKLDSAVEEVIKKGAFDLVFERGAVIDVKPQYDITRQVIERMNQLK